The Neochlamydia sp. S13 genome has a segment encoding these proteins:
- the queC gene encoding 7-cyano-7-deazaguanine synthase QueC, which yields MRKKKAVVIHSGGMDSSICLALAMQELGKDAVTSLSFYYGQRHASEIIQAEKICKDWNVAHATLNLSCLSQVTTNALINPAVAIEKDPPTTPNTLVVGRNGLMARLGAIYADYLGASFIYLGVIGVEGNYSGYRDCSREYFDLKQKILRIDLANPHFKILTPLVSLTKKETLEIAHRLGILEYLLNTTITCYEGISQAGCQQCPACRLRNKGLQEFKEANPGVLLNVEP from the coding sequence ATGAGAAAAAAGAAAGCAGTTGTTATTCATTCAGGTGGTATGGATTCTTCTATCTGTTTAGCGCTTGCTATGCAAGAGCTTGGAAAAGATGCAGTCACTAGCCTATCTTTTTACTATGGCCAGCGGCATGCTTCTGAAATTATACAAGCAGAAAAAATTTGCAAAGATTGGAATGTAGCGCATGCCACGCTTAACTTAAGCTGCTTAAGTCAAGTTACCACCAATGCACTAATTAACCCAGCGGTAGCCATCGAGAAAGATCCACCTACTACTCCCAATACGTTAGTAGTAGGCCGAAATGGATTAATGGCTCGCCTAGGAGCCATTTATGCGGATTATCTTGGAGCTTCCTTTATCTATTTAGGGGTGATTGGCGTGGAAGGTAACTATTCAGGATATCGAGATTGTTCTCGAGAATATTTTGACCTTAAGCAGAAAATTTTGCGTATAGATCTAGCCAATCCACACTTTAAAATTTTAACCCCTTTAGTCTCACTGACTAAAAAGGAAACGTTGGAAATAGCTCATCGATTAGGTATCCTTGAATACCTCTTAAATACAACTATTACCTGCTATGAAGGGATTTCCCAAGCAGGCTGCCAACAATGCCCTGCTTGTAGGCTCCGTAATAAAGGCCTGCAAGAGTTTAAAGAGGCTAATCCAGGCGTCTTATTGAATGTGGAGCCTTAA
- a CDS encoding ABC transporter ATP-binding protein, whose translation MIKIFKISFDKHVHTTLIVFIILAMLLLTVASQLEILALGIITKKGPDIFELFAPLKEGSLQKVDKISLAEVHQRFEQLDSNHKGYITSAEIDHFMAKLKNKNLLEEATRRINHILPIKENLSSLALFLVFVAFFKALTLFAHRFSTRVLAIRVSSKLRQQYFEHIQTLPLKFYHDHHIGSLSARVVGDSSTIAEAINACLVNYLQTPFTVLTTLLMCFLTSWKLSLIIFIGFPLIVFPIIFLAKRVKRISRQIQQNQERFASVIIDFLAGIQTVKLFGMEEFSLKKYKDQNQKMAALEKKSACYDLASRPIIHTIGMFFLATALMYGLYVLHMSIPEVLFYCGLLYIFYEPIKKFAEENSHIQRGIAAAERMCEVLDLVPCIRDVDGAETMATFEDSIEFDNVWFRYDQDWVLKGLSFKVEKGTTVAIVGPTGAGKSTIVHLLPRLYNIQQGTIRINNKSITTFTQKSLREQIAFVPQKPFLFLDTVAENISYGKNLSIQQIENAARKAYAEEFILQLPKGYDTELAETGKNLSGGQQQRLAIARALAKDAPILIMDEATSALDASSEIHIKNAIHQLRGQVTQIIIAHRLSTIEDADKIIYLEKGEKLAEGTKEELLQNCPGFKKMWEHMYHANQTS comes from the coding sequence ATGATAAAAATTTTTAAAATTTCTTTTGATAAACATGTGCATACTACCCTCATCGTGTTTATTATATTAGCAATGTTATTACTCACGGTGGCCTCGCAGTTAGAAATATTGGCCTTAGGAATAATTACTAAGAAAGGGCCAGACATATTTGAGCTTTTCGCCCCCTTAAAAGAGGGCTCTTTGCAAAAAGTTGATAAAATAAGCTTGGCAGAGGTGCATCAACGCTTCGAGCAGCTAGATAGCAATCATAAAGGCTATATTACATCTGCCGAAATCGACCATTTTATGGCTAAGCTTAAAAATAAAAATCTTCTGGAAGAAGCTACGCGCCGTATCAATCATATATTGCCTATTAAAGAAAATCTGTCCAGTCTTGCTTTATTTTTAGTATTTGTTGCTTTTTTTAAAGCCCTTACACTGTTTGCTCATCGCTTCTCGACACGAGTCTTAGCTATTCGGGTGAGTAGTAAATTACGACAGCAGTATTTTGAACATATTCAAACCCTACCTTTAAAATTCTACCATGATCATCATATTGGCAGCTTATCCGCACGTGTAGTGGGTGATTCCTCAACCATCGCTGAAGCTATCAATGCTTGTCTCGTTAACTACCTTCAAACGCCTTTTACTGTATTAACTACCCTCTTGATGTGCTTTCTCACCTCATGGAAACTATCTTTGATTATATTCATTGGCTTCCCTCTAATTGTATTTCCTATTATTTTTCTAGCCAAACGTGTTAAACGTATTTCAAGGCAAATCCAACAAAATCAAGAACGCTTTGCTTCCGTTATAATTGATTTTCTAGCGGGTATTCAAACTGTAAAGCTGTTTGGGATGGAAGAGTTTTCGTTAAAAAAATACAAAGATCAAAATCAGAAAATGGCTGCACTTGAAAAAAAAAGTGCTTGTTATGATCTTGCTTCTCGCCCAATTATCCATACCATCGGAATGTTTTTCTTAGCCACGGCTCTTATGTATGGTTTATATGTGCTACACATGAGCATACCTGAAGTATTATTTTATTGTGGCTTATTATACATATTTTATGAACCCATTAAAAAATTTGCTGAAGAAAATAGCCATATTCAACGAGGAATCGCCGCTGCTGAACGGATGTGCGAAGTGTTGGATCTAGTTCCCTGCATCCGTGATGTTGATGGGGCGGAAACGATGGCTACATTTGAAGATTCTATTGAATTTGACAATGTGTGGTTTCGTTATGACCAGGATTGGGTTTTAAAAGGATTGAGTTTCAAAGTAGAAAAAGGTACCACGGTAGCCATTGTAGGGCCCACCGGAGCAGGCAAATCTACTATTGTTCATCTTCTTCCTCGCTTGTATAACATTCAGCAAGGAACGATACGTATTAACAATAAATCAATCACAACTTTTACTCAAAAATCACTTAGAGAACAGATTGCTTTTGTTCCTCAAAAACCCTTTCTTTTCCTTGATACAGTAGCTGAAAATATTTCTTATGGAAAAAACTTATCTATCCAGCAAATTGAAAATGCCGCTAGAAAAGCTTATGCTGAAGAATTTATTCTTCAATTACCTAAAGGATACGACACAGAATTAGCTGAAACAGGAAAAAATCTATCAGGCGGCCAGCAACAACGCTTAGCTATAGCGCGGGCTTTAGCCAAAGATGCTCCTATCCTTATTATGGATGAAGCCACCTCCGCTTTAGATGCTAGCAGTGAAATACATATTAAAAATGCAATTCATCAGCTACGAGGGCAAGTCACCCAGATCATTATTGCTCATCGCCTCTCTACCATTGAAGACGCTGATAAGATTATCTATCTAGAAAAAGGAGAAAAACTAGCCGAAGGTACTAAAGAGGAATTGCTACAAAATTGCCCAGGCTTTAAAAAAATGTGGGAGCATATGTATCATGCCAACCAAACATCCTAA
- a CDS encoding acetyl-CoA carboxylase carboxyltransferase subunit alpha, protein MDILPHERQIQEYVKTIEHLKKQNNDNPIFNTEIKKLEQKLEKLKEKIYAELTPWQRVQICRHPSRPQSSDYIKNICQNFYELCGDRTYGDDPSIIGGLAKIGPMKCMVMGQEKGCDTESRVHRNFGMLNPEGFRKALRLMQLAEKFNLPIVTFLDTPGAYAGLEAEERGQGWAIALNIRTMARINTPIIVTIIGEGCSGGALGMGVGDVVGMMEHAYYSVISPEACASILWKDAKKNTEAASILKLNAEDMLPLNIIDAIINEPLGGAHHDPQKAYINMQQFILEQWQTLRHIPKDILLEQRYLKFRKMGQFTSHANR, encoded by the coding sequence TTGGACATTTTACCACACGAAAGACAGATTCAAGAATATGTTAAAACTATAGAGCATCTTAAAAAGCAAAATAATGATAATCCGATTTTCAACACAGAAATTAAAAAACTTGAGCAGAAACTAGAAAAGCTTAAAGAGAAAATATATGCCGAGCTAACTCCCTGGCAGCGCGTTCAGATCTGCCGCCACCCTTCCCGCCCTCAATCTAGCGACTATATAAAAAACATATGTCAGAATTTTTATGAACTTTGTGGGGACCGCACGTATGGAGATGATCCTTCGATTATAGGGGGATTAGCTAAAATCGGCCCTATGAAATGTATGGTGATGGGCCAGGAAAAAGGCTGCGATACCGAAAGTAGAGTCCACCGAAACTTTGGGATGCTAAACCCTGAGGGCTTTAGAAAAGCCTTAAGGCTTATGCAACTAGCTGAAAAATTTAACCTTCCTATCGTAACATTTTTAGACACACCTGGCGCTTATGCTGGCTTAGAGGCTGAGGAAAGAGGACAAGGATGGGCAATCGCTTTAAATATACGCACGATGGCACGTATAAATACGCCCATTATTGTTACTATCATAGGTGAAGGTTGCTCAGGAGGCGCATTAGGCATGGGAGTAGGCGACGTGGTAGGCATGATGGAACATGCTTATTATTCTGTAATTTCTCCAGAAGCATGTGCTTCCATTTTATGGAAAGATGCAAAGAAAAATACGGAAGCTGCTAGTATTCTTAAATTAAATGCTGAAGATATGCTGCCTTTAAATATTATCGACGCCATCATCAATGAGCCCTTGGGAGGAGCGCATCACGATCCGCAAAAAGCTTATATAAATATGCAGCAATTCATTTTAGAGCAATGGCAAACACTTCGCCACATTCCCAAAGACATTTTACTTGAACAACGTTATCTTAAGTTTCGTAAAATGGGCCAGTTCACTAGCCATGCTAACAGATAG
- a CDS encoding L,D-transpeptidase, whose amino-acid sequence MTLPRLLIISAIILFSIIGVAALFKNKSPHSNFIIEPATSHPPIEIEIKSNSFSNSALPSLSQTPSSPLPTPSLKAKDKELSDKDSDDHLNSSEKVLELKAQLTEENRVLEFFNTTSPKFPIVETITYKSRVNWQKGRPAWLSDYANYYKTSRHFIARSLNGKPDYLKQDISEGARFNILHPHKMIHFHLLIDLSRCQMWFYYYDINAKEKVLVKTYQVGLGRLDPSTNSGLLTPIGIYSLGPRVAVYTPKIMGIHQGAKVEMIRIFGTRWIPFEKELHGTTAPAKGLGIHGMPWLIKNGTLVEDTNSLGKYESDGCIRMAAEDIEELYSIIISRPTTIELTKDFFKAENNMQTIIEIANK is encoded by the coding sequence ATGACCTTACCCAGATTATTAATCATTTCGGCCATTATTCTGTTTAGCATCATTGGCGTGGCAGCTTTATTCAAAAATAAGTCTCCTCACTCAAATTTTATTATTGAGCCCGCTACCTCTCATCCTCCTATTGAAATTGAGATAAAAAGCAATTCTTTTTCCAACTCTGCTCTTCCCTCTCTTTCTCAAACACCATCTTCTCCTCTTCCTACACCCTCCCTAAAAGCTAAGGATAAAGAATTATCCGATAAAGATTCTGATGACCATCTTAACTCTTCTGAGAAGGTATTAGAATTAAAAGCACAGCTCACTGAAGAAAACAGGGTGCTGGAATTTTTTAATACCACCAGTCCTAAATTTCCTATTGTAGAGACCATCACTTATAAAAGCCGCGTCAATTGGCAAAAAGGCAGGCCTGCCTGGCTATCGGATTATGCGAATTACTATAAAACTTCGCGTCATTTTATCGCTCGCAGTCTCAATGGAAAGCCTGATTATCTTAAACAAGATATAAGCGAAGGTGCACGCTTCAATATTTTACATCCTCACAAAATGATTCATTTTCATCTTTTGATTGACTTATCGCGCTGCCAGATGTGGTTCTACTATTATGATATAAATGCTAAGGAAAAAGTATTAGTTAAAACATATCAAGTAGGATTAGGGCGTTTGGATCCTTCCACAAACTCCGGCTTATTGACTCCTATTGGAATATATTCTTTAGGTCCGCGAGTAGCCGTCTATACCCCTAAGATAATGGGGATCCATCAAGGCGCAAAAGTAGAAATGATACGCATATTTGGGACACGCTGGATTCCTTTTGAAAAAGAACTTCACGGAACAACGGCACCAGCTAAGGGCTTGGGTATCCATGGCATGCCATGGCTAATAAAAAATGGCACATTAGTTGAAGATACCAATAGTCTAGGTAAATATGAAAGCGATGGCTGTATCCGTATGGCTGCTGAAGATATAGAAGAGCTTTATTCCATCATTATTTCTCGTCCTACCACTATTGAACTTACAAAAGATTTTTTTAAGGCCGAAAATAACATGCAAACGATCATTGAGATTGCCAACAAGTAG
- a CDS encoding HU family DNA-binding protein, which yields MTTMTKKSTMTKKKLINSISQDKGIHPNDVRHVIQSFLDKMTECLSDGDRLEFRDFGVFEVVERKQKIGRNPKKAEEPIVIPARNAVKFTPGKKMRKLIERPRSI from the coding sequence ATGACAACTATGACCAAGAAAAGTACTATGACAAAAAAGAAATTGATCAATTCGATTTCTCAAGATAAAGGGATACATCCTAATGATGTACGCCATGTCATACAATCTTTTCTAGATAAAATGACTGAATGCCTCTCAGATGGGGATCGCCTTGAATTTCGTGATTTTGGTGTCTTTGAAGTGGTCGAACGAAAGCAAAAAATCGGTCGTAATCCTAAAAAAGCCGAGGAACCTATTGTTATTCCTGCACGCAATGCTGTTAAGTTTACTCCTGGTAAGAAAATGCGTAAACTCATTGAACGACCTCGTTCTATCTAA
- the tyrS gene encoding tyrosine--tRNA ligase, protein MPSLIETLAERGFIEACTSDELKDILTQPTKVYCGFDPTADSLHLGHLICMMGLAWFQRFGHTPFVILGGATGMIGDPSGKISERQILDEETLLKNLIGIRKNFEKILDTHGRPNATVFLNNYDWFKNFSFVSFLRQIGKYFRMGPMLSKDSVKGRMTSEEGMSFTEFAYQALQGYDFLHLFQNYGVKVQIGGSDQWGNITAGTELIRKALGQSSYGLTFPLLTRSDGQKFGKSEKGAIWLSADKLSPYEFYQYLVRVSDVDVIKMMRMLTFMDMEEIRKYQEQMQQPDYVPNTAQKRLAKEVTRIVHGEENLKIALGVTEAAAPGAKANLDAPTLELMAQNMPSRILNNKTVINAKLLELICQVGLLPSKSEARRLARNGGIYLNNNKVEDENYIIQPDDLIANRLMLLAVGKKNKILISIEN, encoded by the coding sequence ATGCCCAGCTTAATAGAAACTCTAGCTGAACGTGGCTTTATTGAAGCTTGCACAAGTGATGAGCTGAAAGATATATTAACACAGCCTACAAAAGTTTATTGCGGATTTGATCCTACTGCCGATAGCTTACATTTAGGCCACCTGATCTGCATGATGGGGCTTGCCTGGTTTCAACGCTTTGGACATACTCCCTTCGTTATATTAGGAGGAGCAACAGGCATGATTGGCGATCCTTCAGGTAAAATTTCTGAGCGACAAATCTTAGATGAAGAGACATTACTAAAAAATCTTATAGGTATTCGTAAAAATTTTGAAAAAATCCTTGATACTCATGGTCGTCCTAATGCAACGGTTTTTTTAAACAATTATGATTGGTTCAAAAATTTTTCGTTTGTAAGTTTCTTGCGCCAGATAGGTAAGTATTTTAGAATGGGCCCCATGCTTTCTAAAGATTCTGTTAAAGGACGTATGACTTCGGAAGAAGGCATGAGCTTTACAGAATTTGCCTATCAAGCCTTACAAGGATACGATTTTCTTCATTTATTTCAGAATTATGGGGTAAAAGTGCAAATAGGTGGAAGTGACCAATGGGGCAATATTACAGCAGGAACAGAGCTCATTCGAAAAGCACTTGGTCAATCCTCTTATGGCTTAACCTTTCCTCTATTAACCCGCAGTGATGGACAAAAATTTGGAAAATCTGAAAAAGGAGCCATCTGGCTTTCAGCAGATAAGCTTTCTCCTTATGAGTTTTATCAATATTTAGTACGTGTTTCTGATGTCGATGTCATTAAAATGATGCGCATGTTGACCTTTATGGATATGGAGGAAATTAGAAAATATCAAGAGCAAATGCAGCAACCCGATTACGTACCCAATACTGCTCAAAAACGCTTAGCAAAGGAAGTTACGCGTATCGTTCATGGAGAAGAAAATCTTAAAATAGCTTTAGGAGTTACCGAAGCGGCAGCCCCAGGAGCAAAAGCTAATTTGGATGCTCCCACACTTGAATTAATGGCGCAGAATATGCCCTCTCGTATCCTTAATAACAAGACGGTAATCAATGCTAAATTGCTTGAACTGATATGCCAAGTAGGACTTTTGCCTAGTAAGAGTGAAGCAAGGCGCTTGGCTCGAAATGGAGGAATATATTTAAATAACAATAAAGTTGAAGATGAGAACTATATCATACAACCTGATGACTTAATAGCAAATCGCCTGATGTTGTTAGCCGTTGGTAAAAAGAATAAGATATTAATAAGTATTGAAAATTAA
- a CDS encoding Nif3-like dinuclear metal center hexameric protein, with protein sequence MITLQELCVYLDKLLEPSSIKDYGLNGLQVEGKKEILKLATAVSANLETLQAAVHWKADALLVHHGLFWNQDSYQIRGIKKAKLALLCQHNLSLIAYHLPLDIHCEWGNNWRAALEMGWDNLQPFGLANGLYLGVKGRLKKMSRLDFQKKLEDYYAHVAHIAPGGKEEIETVGLVAGGGYKFLSYAADEKLDAFVSGNFDEPAWSQAYEEKINFFAMGHSATEKIGPRALAAHLHEKFQMECRFIDIYNPF encoded by the coding sequence ATGATTACATTACAAGAACTTTGTGTTTACTTAGATAAACTTTTAGAGCCCAGCTCCATCAAGGATTATGGCTTGAATGGCTTACAAGTCGAAGGAAAAAAAGAAATTTTAAAATTAGCTACAGCCGTATCGGCAAATTTGGAAACTCTTCAAGCGGCGGTTCACTGGAAAGCAGATGCTTTACTTGTACACCATGGCCTATTTTGGAATCAGGATAGCTATCAAATTCGAGGAATAAAAAAAGCTAAACTAGCTTTGCTTTGCCAACATAATCTTTCTCTAATCGCCTATCACCTCCCCTTAGACATCCATTGTGAATGGGGCAACAACTGGAGGGCTGCATTAGAAATGGGGTGGGATAATCTTCAACCCTTTGGTCTAGCTAACGGTCTATATTTAGGAGTTAAGGGCCGTTTGAAAAAAATGAGTCGTCTAGATTTTCAAAAAAAGCTGGAAGATTATTATGCCCATGTTGCTCATATAGCTCCAGGAGGGAAGGAAGAAATTGAAACTGTAGGTCTAGTAGCGGGAGGCGGTTATAAATTCTTATCCTACGCTGCGGATGAAAAATTAGACGCCTTCGTCTCAGGCAATTTTGATGAACCAGCCTGGAGCCAAGCCTATGAAGAAAAGATTAATTTTTTTGCTATGGGACATTCCGCTACTGAAAAAATTGGGCCTAGAGCTTTAGCTGCTCATTTGCACGAAAAATTTCAGATGGAATGCAGGTTTATAGACATCTATAATCCTTTTTAA
- the rpiA gene encoding ribose 5-phosphate isomerase A, translating to MSDNSFIGQQIAKKSAGYAAANLVENGMTVGLGTGSTTSFFIEKLAQRCEEGLKIQAVATSSQSQKLALEKGIPLIDINTLFSIDLTVDGADEIDPDKTMIKGGGGALLREKIVASMSKEAIIIVDQAKLVKKLGQVPLPVEIVPFAYPATIYRIEQLGYQGKLRTHDEKKLYCTDNGNYIYDIYFKEKLEKAEQLHQRLSEIVGVVESGLFIRLAGRIIVGYNDGEVKIFTELK from the coding sequence ATGTCAGATAATAGTTTTATCGGCCAGCAAATTGCTAAAAAATCGGCCGGCTATGCGGCGGCAAATTTGGTTGAAAACGGAATGACAGTAGGATTAGGTACTGGTTCCACTACAAGTTTTTTTATTGAAAAGCTTGCTCAACGATGTGAGGAGGGCCTTAAAATTCAAGCCGTGGCTACTTCCTCTCAATCTCAAAAGTTAGCATTAGAAAAAGGCATTCCTTTAATTGATATCAATACTCTTTTTTCTATTGATCTAACGGTGGATGGAGCTGATGAAATTGATCCTGACAAAACAATGATTAAAGGTGGTGGCGGAGCGCTACTAAGAGAAAAAATTGTAGCTAGCATGAGTAAGGAAGCGATCATTATTGTGGATCAAGCTAAACTTGTTAAAAAGCTCGGGCAAGTTCCTTTACCCGTTGAAATTGTTCCCTTCGCTTATCCTGCAACTATTTATCGTATTGAACAGCTAGGTTATCAAGGTAAATTAAGGACCCATGATGAAAAAAAGTTGTATTGCACAGATAATGGAAATTATATTTACGATATTTATTTCAAAGAAAAGTTAGAAAAAGCTGAGCAATTGCACCAGCGACTGAGCGAAATTGTAGGTGTGGTAGAATCTGGCCTTTTTATTCGTCTAGCGGGAAGGATTATTGTTGGCTATAATGATGGGGAAGTGAAAATTTTTACAGAATTAAAATAG
- a CDS encoding bifunctional nuclease family protein, with translation MLSELIQLSFDKIMQTRSYTVVVLKGQGKKFAIYTDPAIGRNLQIFLTGAEKARPLTHDLISYIFRGYEIRIKQVVINDIQDTTYFARLFLEQDAGGRRHIVEIDARPSDCITLALMNNAPVFCTREVLEKTLAIEEE, from the coding sequence ATGCTTTCCGAACTTATTCAGCTTTCCTTTGATAAAATCATGCAAACTCGCTCTTATACGGTAGTAGTCTTGAAAGGGCAGGGAAAAAAATTTGCTATCTATACTGATCCTGCTATTGGCCGTAATCTCCAAATTTTTTTGACAGGTGCAGAGAAAGCTAGGCCTCTTACTCATGATCTTATTAGTTATATTTTCCGCGGGTATGAAATTAGAATTAAACAAGTTGTTATCAATGACATCCAGGATACCACATATTTTGCACGCCTATTTTTAGAACAAGATGCAGGGGGACGACGTCACATTGTAGAGATTGATGCTAGGCCTAGCGATTGTATAACTCTTGCATTAATGAATAATGCTCCAGTCTTTTGTACGCGCGAAGTCTTGGAAAAAACTTTGGCGATTGAGGAAGAATGA
- a CDS encoding HPr family phosphocarrier protein: MAKLTNNKRYTGIFVVQNDRGLHTRPSTEIVKCATSFRSEVHLIYQKSYVNAKSLLGILMLAATKGSKIQIEAEGEDAEEAVASLIALARNNFNIKY; the protein is encoded by the coding sequence ATGGCCAAACTTACGAATAATAAAAGATATACAGGAATTTTTGTCGTACAAAACGATCGAGGCTTACATACAAGACCTTCAACGGAAATTGTCAAATGCGCTACAAGCTTTAGATCAGAAGTCCATCTCATTTACCAAAAAAGTTATGTGAATGCTAAGTCTTTACTAGGTATTCTTATGTTGGCCGCTACTAAAGGCTCTAAAATTCAAATAGAAGCCGAAGGCGAAGATGCCGAAGAGGCTGTTGCTAGCCTAATTGCCTTAGCTAGAAACAATTTTAATATTAAATATTGA
- the pepF gene encoding oligoendopeptidase F: protein MLKKRSQVAKKDCWNVESLYYSLADWQKDFISVAEMDKSPHWPQLARFRGKLGKDAKTLEKALEVLFDISRKLSKLYTYAHLRHDEDITNDEYKAALAKITHLHHAFNQESAWFEPELLALPGAELKKLRAAEILKSYRFYLEKIVRLKKYTLSAEKEELVALSGEAMSTGVKAFSAINDADFKFEKVSDSQGKKHELTQSSYGVFIREQDRTLRKNAFEQMHSKYMQHENTMCELLNGNVQAHIFNARAHNFQSCLEASLLPNNIDVEVYHSLISAVNANVDVLHHYIRLREEFLNIGPLHLYDMYVPLASHVDIKMSYEEAEEAVIESVAPLGTEYQNILKRGLIEERWVDRYENINKRSGAYSSGCYDSMPYILMNYKGLVRDVFTLAHEAGHSMHSYLSRKNQPYQYADYPIFLAEVASTFNEDLLMRYLLKKAQSKEEKIFLLNQQIEDIRATLFRQTMFAEFELFIHERAEKNIPLTPKMLKEQFFKLNVNYFGPATIDRLIEYEWARIPHFYYNFYVYQYATGISAALALSEKVSQGGKKERDAYLSFLKSGSSQYPIELLKKAGVDMRSAAPVESAIHKFQELVKELASLLGKKKSVAKKTTKNKS from the coding sequence ATGCTCAAAAAACGTTCACAAGTAGCTAAAAAGGACTGTTGGAATGTAGAATCTCTTTATTATTCTTTAGCCGATTGGCAAAAAGATTTCATCTCCGTAGCTGAAATGGATAAATCTCCTCATTGGCCTCAACTAGCTCGCTTTAGAGGCAAGCTGGGAAAAGATGCTAAAACTCTTGAAAAAGCATTAGAAGTGCTCTTTGACATTTCTAGAAAGCTCTCTAAGCTATATACCTATGCTCACTTACGTCATGACGAAGATATTACTAATGATGAATATAAAGCAGCTTTGGCTAAAATTACTCATTTACATCATGCTTTTAACCAGGAAAGCGCCTGGTTTGAGCCTGAACTTCTTGCTTTACCGGGTGCAGAGTTAAAAAAATTAAGGGCAGCCGAGATTTTAAAAAGCTATCGTTTTTACCTAGAAAAAATTGTTCGGCTGAAAAAATATACTTTATCAGCAGAAAAGGAAGAGCTAGTAGCCTTGTCAGGGGAAGCAATGTCTACAGGAGTTAAAGCTTTTTCTGCTATCAATGATGCAGATTTTAAATTTGAAAAAGTGAGCGATAGCCAAGGAAAAAAGCATGAATTGACGCAATCTTCCTATGGAGTATTCATACGGGAGCAAGATCGCACTTTGCGGAAAAATGCTTTTGAGCAGATGCATAGCAAATATATGCAGCATGAGAATACTATGTGTGAATTATTAAATGGAAATGTGCAAGCTCATATTTTTAATGCTCGGGCCCACAATTTCCAATCATGTTTAGAGGCTTCACTTCTGCCGAATAACATCGACGTAGAGGTTTATCATTCCTTGATCTCTGCTGTAAATGCTAATGTAGATGTTCTTCATCATTACATCCGCTTGCGGGAAGAATTTTTAAACATAGGCCCTCTTCATTTGTATGATATGTATGTTCCTTTAGCTAGCCACGTAGATATAAAGATGAGTTACGAAGAAGCAGAAGAGGCTGTAATAGAATCGGTTGCACCTTTAGGAACAGAATATCAAAATATTTTAAAAAGGGGGCTTATAGAGGAACGATGGGTAGATCGATATGAAAACATAAATAAGCGCTCTGGAGCCTACTCAAGTGGTTGCTACGATAGTATGCCTTATATTTTGATGAATTATAAGGGGCTTGTAAGGGATGTTTTCACGCTTGCGCATGAAGCAGGCCATAGCATGCATAGCTACCTAAGTCGTAAAAATCAGCCTTATCAATATGCCGATTATCCCATTTTCTTAGCAGAGGTAGCTTCTACATTTAATGAAGACTTATTAATGCGTTATCTGCTTAAAAAAGCTCAATCTAAAGAAGAGAAAATATTTTTGCTTAATCAGCAGATTGAAGATATTCGTGCTACATTATTCCGTCAAACCATGTTCGCTGAATTTGAACTTTTTATTCATGAAAGAGCCGAAAAGAATATACCTCTTACCCCAAAAATGCTTAAAGAGCAATTCTTCAAGCTTAATGTGAATTATTTTGGTCCTGCCACAATCGATCGCTTAATAGAGTACGAATGGGCAAGGATTCCCCATTTTTACTATAATTTTTATGTTTATCAATATGCTACAGGCATTAGTGCCGCTTTAGCCCTTTCAGAAAAAGTATCACAGGGAGGTAAAAAAGAACGTGATGCTTATCTATCTTTTTTAAAGAGCGGCTCTAGTCAGTATCCGATCGAGTTATTAAAAAAAGCTGGAGTAGATATGCGCTCGGCTGCACCTGTTGAATCAGCCATTCATAAATTTCAAGAGCTGGTAAAAGAATTAGCTTCTTTGCTAGGCAAAAAAAAGAGCGTAGCTAAAAAAACTACCAAAAACAAAAGTTAG
- the groES gene encoding co-chaperone GroES, with product MEQTQTKEKQNLNIKFKPLGNRVLVRRLEQEEKLKGGIILPDSAKKKQEQAKVVAIGTGKKDKKGQLIPIPVNIGDIIIMEKYSGQDIKLEDEEYVILKADDIIGIVE from the coding sequence ATGGAACAGACACAAACAAAAGAAAAACAAAACTTGAACATCAAATTTAAGCCTCTAGGTAACAGAGTGCTTGTTCGTCGTCTTGAGCAGGAAGAAAAGTTGAAAGGTGGCATCATTTTGCCGGACAGCGCAAAGAAAAAGCAAGAGCAAGCCAAGGTTGTAGCCATTGGTACTGGTAAAAAAGATAAAAAGGGGCAGTTGATCCCTATCCCTGTAAATATAGGCGATATCATTATTATGGAGAAATATTCAGGCCAAGATATCAAACTAGAAGATGAAGAGTATGTCATCTTAAAGGCAGATGATATTATTGGTATTGTAGAATAA